Proteins from a single region of Bacteroidota bacterium:
- a CDS encoding T9SS type A sorting domain-containing protein has protein sequence MKILFLSTIILQISMRLIAQDFAPIGAEWYYTEGFSFSGDKNFLKITSVMDTMYQGKACHQLVKTRNLDCSTRPDIEYVFSEDSAVYFWDNDFNEFQKLYDFKAIEGNSWIIRIKDWDDEIDTILITVDSTDLITINEKQLKVLYVTYSAIYDIPGINFYYNSKIVEKIGDFSYLFNLYPESFLYCDMNYSEGLRCYEDSDLGFYSTGIADSCTYTYTWTSVDENSMEKIFEIFPNPTTGQFQINVNSEKNITIEICDLIGGIIFSKDFTSNTQIDLTGLPNGLYIATLKYQDKILGMRKIIKN, from the coding sequence ATGAAAATACTTTTTTTGTCGACGATAATTCTCCAAATTTCAATGCGATTAATTGCTCAGGATTTTGCTCCAATTGGAGCAGAATGGTACTATACTGAAGGATTTTCTTTTTCGGGAGACAAGAATTTCCTGAAAATTACTTCAGTTATGGATACTATGTATCAGGGAAAAGCCTGTCACCAATTGGTTAAAACAAGAAACCTTGATTGTAGCACCAGACCGGATATCGAATATGTTTTTTCTGAGGATAGCGCTGTATATTTTTGGGACAACGATTTTAATGAATTTCAGAAACTTTATGATTTTAAAGCAATAGAGGGTAACTCTTGGATAATCAGAATAAAAGACTGGGACGATGAAATTGATACAATTCTTATCACAGTCGATTCTACTGATTTAATAACCATAAACGAAAAACAACTAAAAGTTCTCTATGTAACCTATTCTGCAATTTATGACATACCTGGAATCAATTTTTATTATAATTCGAAAATTGTAGAAAAAATTGGCGACTTCAGCTACCTGTTTAATCTGTATCCTGAATCATTTCTTTATTGTGATATGAACTATTCCGAAGGATTACGCTGTTATGAAGATTCGGACCTGGGATTTTATTCTACAGGTATTGCAGATTCCTGTACGTATACTTATACATGGACAAGTGTCGATGAAAATAGCATGGAAAAAATTTTTGAAATATTTCCGAATCCTACAACCGGACAATTTCAAATAAATGTAAATAGTGAAAAAAACATAACCATTGAAATTTGTGATTTAATCGGGGGAATTATATTTTCCAAAGATTTTACCTCAAATACTCAAATAGACTTAACAGGACTTCCAAATGGATTATATATTGCGACTCTAAAATATCAGGATAAAATATTAGGAATGAGGAAAATAATTAAAAATTAA